A region from the Benincasa hispida cultivar B227 chromosome 8, ASM972705v1, whole genome shotgun sequence genome encodes:
- the LOC120082648 gene encoding protein transport protein Sec61 subunit gamma: MDAVDSVVDPLREFAKDSVRLVKRCHKPDRKEFTKVAVRTAIGFVVMGFVGFFVKLIFIPINNIIVGSG, from the exons ATGGATGCCGTTGATTCCGTCGTTGATCCTCTCAGAGAGTTCGCCAAGGACAGCGTTCGTCTCGTTAAGAGATGTCATAAACCCGATCGCAAGG AATTCACCAAGGTCGCCGTTCGTACCGCTATCGGCTTCGTTGTGATGGGATTTGTAGGGTTCTTTGTCAAGCTAATCTTCATTCCGATCAACAACATCATCGTCGGATCTGGTTAG
- the LOC120082674 gene encoding thylakoid lumenal 17.9 kDa protein, chloroplastic translates to MSSLQFRPPLVSPWKKKKKKNQYHSPNSFPSMAALQNSNHKPIFLSHILSFALSITLSSPFPSLAIPSLNSLSSPLSPTTPFSQSKNLPTGLENGKIMPCPSTNPSCVSTNPKSSSFAFPLNIPENFSGNPIQKLQEAILETQRNPKIQVVEDTPYGQYLEAEVDGNFGRDVIEFLVKGDVAAYRIMATKVTYVYPFTTALGDSKGQEERMRKIIDQLNWYSPTFDSMDD, encoded by the exons ATGAGTTCGCTCCAATTTCGCCCTCCACTAGTTTCgccatggaagaagaagaagaagaagaaccagtATCACTCCCCAAACTCTTTTCCTTCCATGGCCGCTCTTCAAAATTCAAACCACAAACCCATTTTCCTCTCCCATATCCTTTCTTTCGCCCTCTCCATAACCCTAAGCTCACCATTTCCTTCTCTCGCGATCCCTTCTCTTAACTCTCTCTCCTCTCCACTTTCTCCCACCACTCCATTTTCTCAATCCAAGAACTTACCAACTGGACTAGAAAACGG GAAAATTATGCCCTGCCCATCAACCAATCCCTCTTGTGTTTCAACAAATCCTAAATCATCTTCTTTTGCATTCCCTTTAAACATTCCTGAGAATTTCAGTGGGAATCCTATTCAG AAGCTGCAGGAAGCAATCCTTGAAACACAGAGGAATCCAAAAATTCAGGTGGTGGAAGATACTCCATATG GTCAATATTTAGAAGCTGAGGTGGATGGGAACTTTGGGCGAGATGTGATTGAGTTTTTGGTGAAAGGAGATGTGGCTGCATATAGAATCATGGCTACAAAAGTGACTTATGTGTATCCTTTCACAACTGCTCTAGGAGACTCCAAAGGACAAGAAGAACGAATGAGGAAGATTATAGACCAGTTGAATTGGTATTCTCCAACCTTCGATTCCATGGATGACTAG